The Oncorhynchus tshawytscha isolate Ot180627B linkage group LG18, Otsh_v2.0, whole genome shotgun sequence genome has a window encoding:
- the batf gene encoding basic leucine zipper transcriptional factor ATF-like isoform X1 yields MAHGSDSDDSNYTKSPSPAGSRRGSSDNIKKVMRREKNRIAAQKSRMRQTQKADSLHLESENLEKENAALRKEVKKLKEEAKYLSSVLTTHEPLCTGLPPQMTPDLIYSPHHHSVSPHHHGSNVFHHQHSIAVSHFQH; encoded by the exons ATGGCTCACGGCTCTGACAGCGATGACTCCAATTACACCAAGTCTCCTTCGCCAGCGGGCAGCAGGCGG GGCTCCTCAGACAACATAAAGAAAGTaatgagaagagagaagaatCGTATCGCTGCCCAGAAGAGCAGGATGAGACAGACCCAGAAGGCAGACAGTCTACACCTG GAGAGTGAGAACCTGGAGAAGGAGAACGCGGCTCTGAGGAAGGAGGTGAAGAAACTCAAAGAAGAAGCCAAgtatctctcctctgtcctgactACCCATGAGCCTCTCTGCACTGGCCTGCCCCCCCAGATGACCCCGGACCTCATCTACTCCCCCCATcatcactctgtctccccccaccATCACGGGAGCAATGTCTTCCACCACCAGCACAGTATCGCTGTGTCGCACTTCCAGCACTGA
- the batf gene encoding basic leucine zipper transcriptional factor ATF-like isoform X2 translates to MCKCVKTQSSMGSSDNIKKVMRREKNRIAAQKSRMRQTQKADSLHLESENLEKENAALRKEVKKLKEEAKYLSSVLTTHEPLCTGLPPQMTPDLIYSPHHHSVSPHHHGSNVFHHQHSIAVSHFQH, encoded by the exons ATGTGCAAATGTGTGAAGACCCAGTCATCCATG GGCTCCTCAGACAACATAAAGAAAGTaatgagaagagagaagaatCGTATCGCTGCCCAGAAGAGCAGGATGAGACAGACCCAGAAGGCAGACAGTCTACACCTG GAGAGTGAGAACCTGGAGAAGGAGAACGCGGCTCTGAGGAAGGAGGTGAAGAAACTCAAAGAAGAAGCCAAgtatctctcctctgtcctgactACCCATGAGCCTCTCTGCACTGGCCTGCCCCCCCAGATGACCCCGGACCTCATCTACTCCCCCCATcatcactctgtctccccccaccATCACGGGAGCAATGTCTTCCACCACCAGCACAGTATCGCTGTGTCGCACTTCCAGCACTGA